The following coding sequences lie in one Thalassoglobus polymorphus genomic window:
- a CDS encoding alkaline phosphatase PhoX, producing the protein MQVKAFLCGCITPKLLDNYRHHLSHLPATWSSKVMVHSIPRRSFLKATAFSLGSGAIGPAFQNLLASEDNHRKSSGYGKLRPTVDKSTGLKLLELPEGFSYRSFGWTGDQMDGGAITPGVHDGMGVIDEQDGIITLCRNHEIKRASSPWGKPEITYDANAGGGCTNLRFDANSGEWLNAWPSLSGTVKNCAGGPTPWNTWLSCEESVLGPGGVDDDEVFDFHEHHGWVFEVPADGDASAKPIHSMGRFVHEAIAIDPDTGIVYETEDRGTAGFYRFIPNKAGALAEGGKLEMLCVKGQEDLRKFGRVGATFDCIWVPIDDPEKAHADEKKQDELGCYTQGKQHGATTFARLEGCWFGNDSIYFDATSGGPVGSGQIWKFDPRTQTLTLLFASPAKEILDSPDNLAVSPRGGIILCEDGDLIPQRLHGLTSQGELFTFAKNIVQLQGEHNGFKGDFRGSEWAGATFSADGKWLFVNLQKPGITFAITGPWGTDLL; encoded by the coding sequence ATGCAAGTTAAAGCCTTTTTGTGTGGTTGCATCACACCAAAATTATTGGATAACTATCGCCATCACTTAAGTCACCTCCCTGCAACCTGGAGTTCAAAAGTCATGGTTCATTCGATTCCTCGCCGTTCTTTCTTGAAAGCAACCGCCTTCAGCCTTGGTAGCGGAGCAATCGGCCCTGCATTCCAAAACCTGCTGGCAAGCGAAGACAATCACCGCAAAAGCTCTGGCTACGGAAAACTGCGACCAACAGTTGATAAGTCGACTGGTCTGAAGCTGTTAGAACTTCCGGAAGGTTTTTCATATCGCTCATTTGGCTGGACCGGCGATCAAATGGATGGAGGAGCAATCACACCGGGTGTGCATGATGGAATGGGCGTTATCGACGAACAGGATGGAATTATTACGCTATGCCGAAACCATGAAATTAAACGAGCGAGTTCACCCTGGGGTAAGCCTGAAATTACTTACGATGCAAATGCAGGAGGGGGCTGCACTAACCTGCGATTTGACGCCAATAGTGGCGAATGGCTTAATGCATGGCCAAGTCTCTCTGGAACAGTCAAAAATTGTGCTGGAGGACCAACACCATGGAACACTTGGCTCTCCTGCGAAGAAAGTGTTTTAGGACCAGGCGGAGTTGATGACGACGAAGTCTTTGACTTTCATGAGCACCATGGCTGGGTGTTTGAAGTCCCAGCTGATGGTGATGCAAGTGCGAAACCGATTCACAGCATGGGACGTTTCGTTCATGAAGCAATCGCCATCGATCCTGACACAGGAATTGTGTACGAGACAGAAGATCGAGGGACAGCTGGTTTTTATCGCTTTATCCCAAACAAAGCTGGAGCGCTTGCAGAAGGCGGAAAACTTGAAATGCTATGTGTCAAAGGCCAGGAGGATCTAAGGAAATTCGGGCGTGTTGGTGCAACATTCGATTGCATCTGGGTTCCTATTGATGATCCTGAAAAAGCACATGCTGATGAAAAAAAACAAGATGAATTAGGGTGCTATACTCAAGGAAAACAACATGGCGCGACCACATTTGCTCGCCTGGAAGGATGTTGGTTCGGGAATGACTCGATTTATTTCGATGCAACATCTGGCGGCCCTGTCGGTTCTGGGCAAATCTGGAAATTTGATCCCCGGACTCAAACTTTAACCTTGCTGTTTGCTTCACCCGCGAAAGAAATACTGGATTCTCCAGACAACTTAGCTGTAAGTCCTCGCGGAGGCATCATCCTGTGTGAAGATGGTGATCTGATCCCACAACGTCTTCACGGTTTAACCTCACAAGGTGAACTGTTCACGTTTGCAAAGAACATTGTTCAATTGCAGGGCGAACACAATGGGTTCAAAGGGGATTTTCGAGGATCAGAATGGGCGGGGGCAACGTTCAGTGCTGATGGAAAATGGTTGTTCGTGAATCTTCAAAAACCTGGAATCACCTTTGCAATCACAGGGCCATGGGGCACTGATCTTTTATAA
- a CDS encoding phytase, translating into MKSNPLRKILPVTIVAFALPAMGLTQLVFAHDGDEEHEHEHQPPTAEVREVYKPTLLPDRIVLTWTGDPATSQAVTWRTSTQITQGIAEIAKAEAGPGFPAKAVRVNATSQALLTNLSTAHYHTVEFQDLQPKTKYAYRVGDGVNWSEWFHFTTASSQPEPFSFIYFGDAQNDVRSMWSRVIREAYGDAPEAAFMLHAGDLVNRAEADHEWGEWFGAGNWVNAMVPSIAVPGNHEQAKLPDGSRRLSHHWRPTFAFPENGPPGLEESCYTLVYQGVRIIGLNSNHQQEDQAVWLDKVLSENECQWVVCTFHHPMHSTGKDRDNSELRALWKPVLDEHQVDLVLQGHDHTYGRTGLKTPRGLPQTISNVPTGVSKQDEATGTVYVVSVSGPKMYSLQPHPFMVRTAEDTQLYQIITIDGNELRYEARTAVGKLYDAFTLHKKEGEINELIDQIPETPERRRVPEKPAPNDETKQSMLKSNGVPVVEPSMRLLNPEAVDQDDLCIWRHPVDPALSTIITSDKSANRIFVYDLEGKLLSSHEVAKPGNIDIRGNFPLAGNRVDLVVANQRDDGERLVAFRVDPKTRELVRVDRGDLMTGPNYGGCLYHSLKTDRFYFFSTSEEAGTVQFELKDDGDGQVISTKVRTLPLGKSEGAVADDQSGIVYIAEEEKGIWKVGAEPGDSTTGELVVTVGQDGIQGDLEGVTLTAPNEGDRFLVFSDQGASTMHVLPLDGSTTTKRFTIDGVKETDGIDLTMTPLGDKYPNGIFACHSDEDRCPIVVTPIERIHEALHRE; encoded by the coding sequence ATGAAATCCAATCCGCTTCGAAAGATTCTCCCGGTCACCATCGTTGCATTTGCGTTGCCGGCGATGGGTTTGACGCAACTTGTTTTCGCTCATGATGGCGATGAGGAACACGAACACGAGCACCAGCCACCAACTGCGGAGGTTCGTGAAGTCTACAAACCAACACTGCTCCCGGACCGTATTGTTTTAACGTGGACTGGAGACCCGGCGACCTCACAAGCGGTCACCTGGCGTACTTCAACGCAGATCACTCAAGGGATTGCGGAAATCGCGAAAGCGGAAGCTGGTCCTGGTTTTCCTGCCAAGGCGGTGAGGGTCAATGCGACATCGCAAGCATTGCTCACGAATTTAAGTACTGCTCACTATCACACGGTCGAGTTTCAGGATTTGCAACCCAAAACCAAATACGCGTACCGCGTGGGTGATGGTGTGAATTGGAGTGAGTGGTTTCACTTCACAACAGCGAGTTCCCAGCCAGAGCCGTTCTCTTTTATCTACTTTGGAGATGCCCAGAACGACGTGCGTTCTATGTGGTCAAGGGTAATTCGGGAAGCCTACGGAGATGCTCCTGAGGCCGCGTTCATGCTGCATGCGGGCGACCTCGTCAACCGTGCTGAAGCTGATCACGAATGGGGAGAGTGGTTTGGAGCCGGAAACTGGGTGAATGCCATGGTGCCAAGCATCGCGGTTCCAGGCAATCACGAACAAGCCAAGTTACCAGATGGCTCACGACGTTTGTCACACCACTGGCGTCCGACATTCGCTTTTCCAGAGAATGGCCCCCCAGGACTTGAAGAATCTTGCTACACACTGGTCTATCAAGGTGTCCGAATTATTGGGCTCAACAGCAATCATCAACAGGAAGACCAGGCTGTTTGGCTGGATAAAGTCCTTAGTGAAAACGAATGTCAGTGGGTCGTCTGCACGTTCCACCATCCGATGCACTCCACCGGAAAGGATCGAGACAACTCTGAGTTGCGAGCACTCTGGAAGCCGGTCCTTGACGAACATCAGGTCGATCTGGTGTTGCAAGGACACGATCACACGTATGGTCGCACCGGACTGAAAACACCTCGCGGGTTGCCACAGACCATCTCCAACGTACCAACAGGTGTCAGCAAACAGGATGAAGCAACTGGAACAGTTTACGTGGTCTCTGTCAGTGGTCCTAAAATGTATTCTCTGCAGCCACACCCGTTTATGGTGCGAACTGCGGAGGACACACAGCTGTACCAGATCATCACCATCGACGGCAACGAACTCCGATACGAAGCCCGTACTGCCGTCGGGAAACTCTACGATGCGTTTACACTTCACAAGAAAGAAGGTGAGATCAACGAACTCATCGATCAAATTCCAGAGACTCCCGAACGTCGACGAGTCCCAGAAAAGCCAGCACCAAACGACGAGACCAAGCAGAGCATGTTGAAGTCCAATGGTGTCCCAGTGGTGGAGCCGTCAATGCGGTTACTGAATCCAGAAGCTGTTGACCAAGACGACTTGTGCATCTGGAGGCATCCTGTCGACCCAGCTCTCAGCACTATCATCACCTCAGATAAATCCGCCAATCGGATCTTTGTTTACGATCTTGAAGGCAAGCTGTTGAGTTCTCATGAAGTCGCGAAACCGGGCAACATTGATATCCGAGGCAACTTTCCATTAGCCGGAAATCGTGTGGATTTAGTAGTTGCTAACCAACGTGATGACGGAGAAAGGTTAGTAGCGTTTCGTGTTGATCCGAAAACGCGTGAACTCGTCCGCGTTGATCGCGGTGACCTGATGACCGGACCGAATTACGGTGGCTGCCTGTACCACTCTTTGAAAACAGACCGCTTTTATTTCTTCAGCACTTCAGAAGAAGCTGGAACAGTGCAATTCGAACTCAAAGACGATGGTGACGGACAAGTCATCAGCACAAAGGTTCGCACCTTGCCGCTGGGAAAGTCTGAAGGTGCTGTTGCAGACGATCAATCAGGGATCGTCTACATTGCCGAAGAAGAAAAAGGAATTTGGAAGGTCGGAGCAGAACCTGGTGATTCCACAACAGGCGAACTTGTTGTGACCGTTGGCCAAGACGGAATTCAAGGAGACCTGGAAGGTGTCACTTTGACCGCACCGAATGAAGGTGACAGATTCCTTGTTTTTTCCGATCAGGGAGCAAGTACGATGCACGTACTTCCACTGGACGGCAGTACGACCACCAAGCGATTCACCATTGACGGAGTGAAGGAAACAGATGGCATCGACCTCACAATGACTCCCTTGGGAGACAAGTATCCAAACGGCATCTTCGCATGCCACTCAGACGAAGACCGCTGCCCCATCGTCGTTACACCCATCGAACGCATTCATGAAGCACTCCATCGTGAATAA
- a CDS encoding TolC family protein, with translation MAEPCPYPNQAGELVNSLSVNDPAIQIDAEIQTNKVIEEDRNELSQVSYQVVTGQADSAQSDLDTKEEEGSSPSENEIDSSAQLRLVAPAVEISSSNELSLDAVIASVYNAYPSLEAALHQRGIVNGELISAQGAFDTKFKAASENTTVGFYENYRNSIGLIQPLYQGGEVFAGYRIGRGSFEPWYKERQTNGGGEFKAGVVLPLAQDRTIDERRAEQWRTQYERHIVEAEIQAQLISFVQSASIAYWEWVAAGESYRVATQILELAESRSERIRSQVENGLLDPPELTDNLRLIAERQAKLAQTSEKLQKAAIKLSLYYRGVDGRPIIPSDVPLPKFPNPTMVNSDKLLVDSQVALNQRPELVVFELVKKQLDIDYTEACNQLRPEIDAVFAASKDTGEPTSSKNDKGPFQLDASLFVNVPLQRRKAKGKIHQIESKVSQLNAKRRLTEDNIVADVQSAYASLTTAFEQVKETQQAVTHAEELAQRERRNFELGSSDLLKVTLREQYAVESRQKNINARLSYFVAQANYRASLAQDALPR, from the coding sequence GTGGCAGAACCTTGTCCATATCCGAATCAGGCAGGTGAACTGGTCAATTCTCTATCAGTCAATGATCCTGCTATTCAGATCGATGCCGAGATTCAAACGAACAAGGTCATTGAAGAGGACCGCAATGAGTTGAGTCAAGTCTCATATCAAGTCGTTACAGGCCAGGCAGACTCAGCGCAAAGCGACTTGGACACCAAGGAAGAAGAAGGTTCATCTCCCTCTGAGAACGAAATCGATTCTTCAGCCCAGTTGAGGCTAGTTGCTCCGGCAGTCGAGATCTCATCCTCGAACGAACTGAGTCTCGATGCTGTGATTGCATCGGTTTACAACGCTTATCCATCATTGGAGGCTGCCCTGCATCAGCGCGGAATTGTAAATGGAGAGCTCATCAGCGCTCAGGGAGCTTTTGATACCAAATTCAAGGCAGCCAGCGAGAACACGACTGTTGGATTCTATGAGAACTACCGAAATAGCATTGGTTTGATTCAGCCTCTTTACCAAGGGGGTGAAGTCTTCGCGGGTTATCGAATCGGGCGTGGATCATTCGAGCCATGGTACAAAGAACGGCAGACGAACGGGGGAGGCGAATTCAAAGCCGGCGTGGTCTTACCCTTAGCTCAAGATCGTACGATTGATGAACGACGGGCTGAACAGTGGCGGACCCAATACGAAAGACATATCGTTGAAGCTGAAATCCAGGCACAGCTCATTTCCTTTGTTCAATCGGCCAGTATTGCTTATTGGGAATGGGTGGCGGCTGGAGAAAGTTATCGGGTGGCGACTCAAATTCTGGAGCTTGCTGAAAGCCGGTCCGAACGTATTCGCAGCCAAGTCGAAAATGGATTGCTCGACCCTCCGGAATTGACTGACAATCTGAGGTTGATTGCCGAGCGACAAGCCAAGCTTGCTCAGACATCTGAAAAGTTGCAAAAGGCTGCGATTAAACTCTCACTCTATTATCGAGGTGTCGATGGTCGCCCAATCATCCCTAGTGATGTTCCACTCCCGAAGTTTCCAAACCCGACTATGGTGAATTCGGATAAACTCTTGGTTGACTCCCAGGTTGCCCTGAATCAACGTCCTGAACTCGTTGTTTTTGAACTTGTGAAAAAACAGCTTGATATCGATTACACGGAAGCATGTAATCAACTTCGCCCTGAAATCGATGCTGTTTTTGCTGCGTCGAAAGATACTGGAGAACCAACGAGTAGCAAGAATGATAAAGGACCATTTCAGCTTGATGCGTCGCTGTTTGTCAACGTCCCGCTACAACGACGTAAGGCGAAAGGAAAGATTCATCAGATCGAGTCTAAAGTATCGCAGCTCAACGCAAAACGCCGGCTCACCGAAGACAACATTGTTGCTGATGTACAATCGGCATACGCTTCTCTCACGACGGCTTTCGAACAGGTTAAAGAAACTCAACAAGCTGTCACGCATGCTGAAGAACTGGCTCAACGCGAGCGAAGAAATTTCGAACTGGGCTCTTCTGATCTCTTGAAGGTCACCTTGCGGGAGCAGTACGCAGTCGAATCGCGACAAAAGAATATCAATGCCCGCCTGAGTTATTTTGTCGCACAAGCGAACTACCGCGCCTCCCTGGCACAAGACGCACTCCCCAGGTAA
- a CDS encoding HlyD family secretion protein, with protein sequence MSKENLDDSKMNSVSLRQTMLLPAAYSESIFPVLRLARSSRLIRRIGVVLFILLLITIALMTLAPWQQSVTGTGSVLAFAPDQRQQVIESPLKGRLVRWGNGIFENARVEKGQFIAEIQDLDAEYTNHLGQQLSNTQQTVFFSKQQLEANQRALEAAKMIVKSVEAQVSAYEKVKSETIAAQDAYVKMAKQKVEAEEQQLTEYRAAIPQLLAEYERLEQLYTEGNIALQKFQEVERKLNESKAKVSRAEAYVAAAKSELEGKTRERTAKIEKSQIEIDYAQATLRKALGDVSKAESDIAKASQDLNKASKEVVEMEVKVARQQSQHITAPFDGYVVKITPNQGTAILKEGDEICTIVPETSDRSVQIYVRGNDAPLVEPGRHVRLQFEGWPAVQFSGWPSVAVGTFGGKIVSVDASDNGKGKFRVLVRPDLSSNPWPDERFLRQGVRANAWVLLDQVPLWYEVWRQLNGFPPVVDLQQTDTQKTKSKPPKLPKT encoded by the coding sequence ATGTCTAAGGAGAATCTTGATGATTCGAAGATGAACAGCGTCTCCCTGCGTCAAACAATGCTACTTCCTGCAGCATACAGTGAATCCATTTTTCCGGTGCTGCGGCTAGCACGCTCGTCAAGGCTGATTCGTCGCATTGGTGTCGTACTCTTCATTCTACTACTGATTACGATTGCGTTGATGACTCTCGCTCCGTGGCAACAATCTGTCACAGGAACGGGAAGCGTGTTGGCCTTTGCACCAGATCAGCGTCAGCAAGTCATCGAATCCCCTCTGAAAGGGCGGCTTGTCCGCTGGGGAAATGGGATCTTTGAAAATGCACGTGTTGAAAAAGGTCAGTTCATTGCTGAGATTCAGGACTTGGATGCAGAGTATACAAATCACTTGGGACAGCAACTTTCCAATACTCAGCAAACTGTCTTCTTCAGCAAGCAGCAACTCGAAGCTAACCAGCGTGCCTTAGAAGCTGCAAAGATGATCGTTAAATCTGTTGAAGCACAAGTTTCAGCGTATGAGAAAGTGAAGTCGGAGACAATTGCCGCACAAGATGCGTATGTGAAGATGGCAAAGCAGAAAGTGGAAGCTGAAGAACAGCAATTAACAGAGTACCGAGCTGCCATCCCTCAATTACTGGCAGAGTACGAACGTCTCGAACAGCTTTACACCGAAGGCAATATCGCACTTCAAAAGTTTCAGGAAGTCGAGCGAAAGCTCAACGAGTCAAAAGCCAAAGTCAGCAGGGCTGAGGCCTATGTCGCTGCCGCGAAGTCTGAACTGGAAGGGAAGACACGCGAGCGAACAGCCAAGATTGAAAAATCGCAAATCGAAATCGACTATGCGCAGGCGACCTTACGCAAAGCGCTTGGCGATGTCTCTAAAGCAGAAAGTGATATCGCGAAAGCTTCGCAAGACTTGAACAAGGCGAGCAAGGAAGTCGTAGAAATGGAGGTGAAAGTCGCACGCCAACAAAGTCAGCACATCACTGCACCGTTTGATGGCTATGTAGTGAAAATTACGCCCAACCAAGGAACTGCGATTCTCAAAGAAGGTGACGAAATTTGCACGATCGTGCCTGAAACCAGTGATCGATCTGTTCAAATTTATGTTCGCGGCAACGATGCGCCACTCGTTGAACCGGGACGGCACGTCAGATTGCAATTTGAAGGTTGGCCTGCAGTTCAGTTTTCAGGTTGGCCATCGGTCGCCGTGGGAACATTTGGTGGAAAAATAGTTTCTGTCGATGCTTCGGACAACGGGAAAGGCAAATTTCGCGTCCTGGTTCGACCCGACTTGAGTTCTAATCCTTGGCCCGACGAACGATTTCTCAGGCAAGGAGTTCGTGCCAATGCGTGGGTTTTATTAGACCAAGTTCCCCTCTGGTACGAAGTTTGGCGTCAGCTGAACGGGTTTCCGCCAGTGGTTGATCTGCAGCAAACAGACACACAAAAAACCAAAAGCAAGCCGCCAAAATTGCCGAAAACATAG
- a CDS encoding peptidase domain-containing ABC transporter codes for MSRTRKKDLESAAWLLEKLAAEVEHHVDRMQIRRAVDEAAHLWSGQTSEDWWKWIVEASRSLGFKCKVIDGTFHQLKSMANDDARLLLRTEDGDWLAVAGSRGRKNLILQPFSKRERNWVGERPFRRSLKINSKDDVIRGVIFEPQLTGTIGAASKTESRIPINRLFALLHPERGDIAVIVIFALVIGILALATPLAVEMLVNTVAFGRVIQPLVVLALMLLAFLTFSAALRALQTIVVEMIQRRLFARVAADLSFRLPRVELESLDGRSGRELVNRFFEIVTIQKSSAQLLLDGISLVLGTLIGMAVLAFYHPWLLGFDVVLLFMIAFIILGLGRGAVQTSVKESKSKYRMAAWLENIVSCPIAIRHGGAGEFALERSDRYIHDYLTARKVHFRVLMRQVLFALGLQAFASTVLLGLGGWLVMSGQLTLGQLVASELIVTVIVGSFAKLGKHVESFYDLLAAVDKLGVLLDLPMEDQSGLLTFPRATAARVQIHNLSYSGKSGKDMAPGVNAQIAPGERVVVYGHGGSGKSQLLDMLFGTRTPSKGYLAINNIDPRDLRPDALRSHVSLVRNIEVFEGTIAENIHLKRPEVLIHDVRDALLKVGLLDKVLALRDGLGTEISEDGYPLSESQLKKLMIARGIVNSPSLLLIDGLLDELPDDDVQLISEVLFADSAPWTLIVVSGREHLIKKATMKLQLGKNSETLSNGVAHV; via the coding sequence TTGAGTCGAACTCGAAAAAAAGACCTGGAATCCGCTGCCTGGCTGCTAGAGAAGTTGGCGGCTGAGGTTGAACATCACGTAGATCGAATGCAAATTCGTCGAGCAGTTGACGAGGCGGCTCATCTCTGGTCAGGTCAAACCAGTGAAGACTGGTGGAAGTGGATCGTTGAAGCCAGTCGCAGCCTGGGTTTCAAGTGCAAAGTTATTGACGGGACTTTCCACCAGCTTAAGTCCATGGCGAATGATGATGCACGCTTGCTCCTCCGTACCGAGGATGGTGATTGGCTGGCAGTGGCTGGAAGTCGAGGACGGAAAAATCTTATTTTACAGCCATTTAGCAAACGTGAGCGGAACTGGGTGGGCGAGCGACCGTTCAGACGTTCCCTAAAGATCAACTCGAAAGACGACGTGATTCGTGGTGTCATTTTCGAGCCTCAATTGACTGGCACGATCGGAGCCGCTTCGAAGACTGAATCCCGAATTCCGATAAACCGTCTGTTTGCATTGCTTCACCCGGAGCGTGGCGATATTGCCGTGATCGTCATCTTTGCACTCGTCATTGGAATTCTGGCATTGGCGACGCCGCTGGCAGTCGAGATGTTGGTCAACACTGTGGCCTTCGGTCGTGTTATTCAACCGCTCGTCGTCCTGGCGCTAATGCTGTTAGCATTCCTCACGTTCTCGGCCGCTTTGCGAGCGTTACAAACGATCGTTGTGGAGATGATACAGCGACGATTGTTTGCTCGGGTTGCGGCTGACCTGTCGTTCCGGTTGCCGCGTGTAGAACTTGAGTCTCTTGATGGTCGGTCTGGACGTGAACTGGTGAATCGGTTCTTCGAAATTGTGACCATTCAAAAATCTTCTGCTCAGCTTCTTCTCGATGGGATCAGTCTTGTTCTGGGAACGTTGATCGGCATGGCTGTGCTTGCATTTTATCATCCGTGGTTGTTGGGTTTCGATGTTGTCCTTCTGTTCATGATTGCTTTTATCATTCTGGGCCTCGGTCGTGGCGCAGTGCAAACGAGCGTTAAGGAGTCGAAGTCGAAGTATCGAATGGCAGCGTGGCTGGAGAACATCGTTAGTTGTCCTATCGCAATTCGTCACGGTGGTGCAGGCGAGTTCGCGCTCGAGCGATCAGATCGCTACATTCATGACTACCTGACTGCCCGCAAGGTCCACTTTCGGGTATTGATGCGTCAAGTTCTTTTCGCTCTCGGATTACAAGCATTTGCCAGCACAGTGTTACTAGGCTTGGGAGGATGGCTGGTCATGTCCGGACAGCTAACGCTCGGGCAACTCGTTGCTTCCGAATTGATTGTGACGGTCATTGTTGGTTCGTTTGCCAAGCTCGGTAAGCATGTTGAAAGCTTTTACGATTTGCTCGCCGCAGTCGATAAGCTGGGAGTTCTTCTAGATTTACCGATGGAGGATCAGTCAGGCCTGTTGACTTTTCCGAGGGCCACCGCAGCCCGCGTCCAAATTCACAACCTCAGTTACTCCGGGAAATCGGGGAAAGACATGGCTCCGGGGGTGAATGCACAGATTGCTCCGGGAGAGCGGGTGGTTGTCTACGGACATGGCGGGAGTGGAAAGAGTCAGCTTCTCGATATGCTTTTCGGGACAAGAACCCCTTCCAAGGGCTATCTGGCGATTAACAATATCGACCCTCGGGATCTGAGACCGGATGCTTTGCGGAGTCATGTTTCGCTCGTCAGAAACATTGAAGTGTTTGAAGGGACGATCGCTGAGAACATTCACCTCAAACGCCCAGAAGTGTTAATACATGATGTTCGAGATGCTCTGCTGAAAGTGGGGTTACTTGATAAAGTCCTGGCACTGCGCGATGGTTTGGGAACAGAAATTTCAGAGGATGGTTATCCGCTCTCGGAATCACAATTGAAAAAACTGATGATCGCCCGCGGCATTGTCAACTCACCAAGTCTACTGCTCATCGATGGTCTCCTTGATGAACTGCCCGATGATGATGTTCAGTTGATCTCCGAAGTCTTATTCGCCGACTCTGCTCCCTGGACACTTATTGTGGTCTCTGGACGGGAACATTTGATCAAAAAGGCAACGATGAAGCTTCAGCTTGGAAAGAATTCGGAAACACTTAGCAATGGGGTGGCTCATGTCTAA
- a CDS encoding helix-turn-helix transcriptional regulator, whose amino-acid sequence MAAKRNPKKKSDGSSHSRSNSRRTDKPGTSNRPIADRPDDEPGPSWTFLTNHSHVLIVLASNPSMTLREVAVLVGITERAVQRIVVDLEEGGFIEREKVGRRNQYRTLTDLALRHPIESHCTIGDLIERINKPR is encoded by the coding sequence ATGGCAGCAAAACGAAATCCTAAAAAAAAATCGGATGGTAGTTCTCACTCCAGGTCGAACTCGCGCCGGACAGATAAGCCAGGAACATCAAATCGCCCAATTGCTGACAGGCCGGACGACGAACCCGGTCCGTCGTGGACGTTTCTGACAAATCATTCTCACGTGTTGATTGTGTTGGCGTCCAATCCTTCCATGACGCTCCGAGAGGTTGCAGTGCTTGTTGGAATTACTGAACGAGCAGTGCAACGGATTGTTGTTGACCTCGAAGAGGGAGGCTTTATCGAACGGGAAAAAGTAGGAAGAAGGAATCAATACCGTACGCTGACCGACCTGGCATTACGACACCCGATTGAATCTCACTGCACGATCGGAGACTTAATTGAACGGATCAACAAGCCGAGATAA
- a CDS encoding abortive infection family protein, which translates to MPAIIAYVFDPREFMDSEHELEPAMEFVNKRFAYDGFEVAISRGKVKVRDIEGGAVKFSLPFGDTSNDAHEFIDEQIEKSEQKIRDGDYDGAITNARSLLEGIMRDIEIEIDPNAPKKYDGDMVKLYKRVQKLLNLEPGRSDIETPLKQVLSGLNSVISGIAALRNRMSDAHARTYKPSKHHAVLVVNSAKTMANFLYDTKEYQAVRESKNKELRCFFR; encoded by the coding sequence TTGCCTGCGATTATTGCTTATGTCTTTGATCCACGTGAGTTCATGGATTCTGAGCACGAACTTGAACCGGCAATGGAGTTTGTCAATAAACGATTTGCCTACGATGGATTTGAAGTCGCAATTTCTCGAGGAAAGGTAAAAGTTCGAGACATCGAAGGAGGTGCTGTCAAATTCTCATTACCTTTCGGAGACACATCAAACGACGCACATGAATTCATTGATGAGCAAATTGAAAAGTCTGAACAAAAAATTCGAGATGGTGATTATGACGGCGCAATCACAAATGCGCGATCGTTGCTGGAAGGCATCATGCGGGATATCGAGATTGAGATTGATCCCAATGCACCAAAAAAGTACGACGGAGACATGGTGAAACTGTATAAACGTGTTCAAAAGCTTCTCAATCTCGAACCAGGCCGATCTGATATTGAGACACCCTTGAAGCAGGTCCTGTCTGGCTTGAACAGTGTGATCAGCGGAATTGCGGCTCTTCGTAACAGAATGAGTGATGCACATGCTAGGACCTATAAACCTTCTAAACATCATGCAGTGTTAGTTGTCAACTCGGCAAAAACCATGGCAAATTTTCTTTATGATACGAAAGAGTATCAGGCGGTAAGAGAATCAAAAAATAAAGAACTGCGTTGTTTTTTTCGGTAA